The Shewanella mangrovisoli genome has a window encoding:
- a CDS encoding metallophosphoesterase, whose protein sequence is MRILSESGLPHANSPSRDVCSSVLTPKRRTLAAQGVLFSLLSLFSFASYSAQPILTESSVTDGPYVFLDQGKENTAYWICQSELKQTPIANNQLARPNDCGNLPQPVRHNAAPQVEADTYTHAGKIVALSDVHGQFDVMINLLKAHKIIDENNHWAFGDGHMVMTGDMFDRGHQVNEVLWFLYELDKEAQAAGGRLHLLMGNHEQMVFRGDLRYINERYKTSAKLLNRSYDALYNKDTEIGRWLRSKNTLVKINNLLFMHGGISPEWVERKLNISDANQLFRQHLDDKKEELKQNDLLNFLFFTNGPTWYRGYFKDALSEQEIDQILNYFKVDHIIVGHTSQDRVLGLYHNKIIAIDSSIKNGQSGELLLIDKDKLTRGLYQGEQVQL, encoded by the coding sequence ATGCGCATACTCTCCGAATCAGGCCTACCCCATGCCAACAGCCCATCGCGGGATGTGTGTTCGTCCGTATTAACCCCAAAGCGCCGCACGCTCGCCGCTCAGGGAGTTTTATTCTCACTGCTCAGTTTATTTTCCTTTGCCAGTTACAGTGCACAACCAATCCTTACGGAATCGTCCGTCACCGATGGCCCCTATGTGTTTCTCGACCAAGGAAAAGAAAACACTGCCTACTGGATCTGCCAGAGTGAGTTAAAACAGACACCTATCGCAAACAATCAATTGGCTCGCCCAAACGATTGCGGCAACTTGCCACAGCCTGTACGCCATAACGCAGCGCCTCAAGTTGAAGCCGATACTTACACCCATGCGGGTAAAATTGTGGCCTTAAGCGATGTGCATGGCCAATTTGACGTGATGATTAATTTACTTAAAGCCCACAAGATTATTGATGAAAATAATCATTGGGCCTTTGGTGATGGCCATATGGTGATGACAGGCGATATGTTCGATCGCGGTCATCAAGTCAACGAAGTTCTGTGGTTTTTATATGAGTTAGATAAGGAGGCGCAAGCCGCCGGCGGTCGTTTACATTTACTTATGGGTAACCACGAGCAAATGGTGTTTCGCGGCGACTTACGCTATATCAATGAGCGTTACAAAACCTCAGCCAAATTGCTTAATCGCAGCTATGATGCGCTCTACAATAAAGACACCGAAATCGGCCGTTGGCTTCGCAGTAAAAACACTCTGGTGAAGATCAACAATCTGCTATTTATGCACGGTGGAATAAGCCCTGAGTGGGTCGAGCGTAAACTCAATATCAGCGATGCCAACCAGTTATTTCGCCAACATTTAGACGATAAAAAAGAAGAGCTAAAACAAAACGATCTGTTGAACTTCCTGTTTTTCACCAACGGCCCGACTTGGTACCGAGGCTACTTTAAAGACGCACTTAGCGAGCAAGAGATTGACCAGATCCTTAACTATTTTAAGGTTGACCACATCATAGTCGGCCACACCTCGCAGGATCGGGTTCTAGGGCTTTACCATAATAAAATCATTGCGATAGATAGCAGCATAAAGAATGGTCAATCTGGCGAGCTATTGCTGATAGACAAAGATAAACTTACCCGCGGCCTCTATCAGGGTGAGCAAGTACAACTTTAA
- a CDS encoding substrate-binding periplasmic protein — MNLKSLIKISLVLQLLGLSAPSLAGRELTLVATNYPPFYTSELPDQGGVALVVKEAFKRRGYNASVKFYPFARAALLVKTGQVDGIIGLWYRKEREQWAHYSDPIQAVQIVFYKRKDNPLSFSQLTELKPFTIGIGRGYANPPEIAGAGLTTEEGNSDEMNLKKLFLKRIDLVLIGHNLAEYLIKQHGDEYTDAFEQVGDPIATEVFHLGVSLAVSDQTTLVAEFNKGLESMKKDGRLATILSRFPQLLSTSDPIEKIRTQARP, encoded by the coding sequence ATGAACCTCAAGTCGCTAATCAAGATTAGCCTTGTATTGCAGCTCTTAGGATTATCCGCACCCAGTTTAGCGGGGCGAGAGTTAACGCTCGTGGCGACTAACTATCCTCCCTTTTATACCAGTGAGTTACCCGACCAAGGCGGCGTCGCGCTTGTGGTCAAAGAAGCCTTTAAACGTCGCGGCTACAATGCCAGTGTCAAATTCTATCCCTTCGCTCGGGCAGCCTTGCTTGTTAAAACCGGCCAAGTCGATGGCATTATTGGCCTTTGGTATCGCAAAGAACGTGAGCAATGGGCGCACTATTCCGATCCCATCCAAGCAGTCCAAATTGTGTTCTATAAACGCAAGGATAATCCGTTAAGTTTTAGTCAATTAACTGAACTAAAGCCCTTTACCATAGGCATTGGCCGCGGCTATGCCAATCCGCCCGAGATAGCTGGTGCGGGACTCACAACAGAGGAAGGTAATTCAGATGAGATGAATCTTAAGAAATTATTTCTAAAACGCATCGACTTAGTCTTAATAGGTCACAACCTTGCTGAGTATTTAATCAAACAACATGGCGATGAATATACCGACGCCTTCGAGCAGGTTGGCGATCCTATCGCGACTGAAGTATTTCATTTAGGGGTTTCCTTGGCCGTTAGCGATCAAACAACCTTAGTGGCAGAGTTTAACAAAGGCCTTGAATCGATGAAGAAAGATGGCCGTTTAGCCACTATTTTAAGCCGATTCCCCCAACTTCTATCCACTTCAGATCCGATAGAAAAAATACGAACACAAGCACGTCCTTAG
- a CDS encoding efflux RND transporter periplasmic adaptor subunit, translating to MKKTIIAIALIAAVATAVSFSDVLQAAKPESAPHLMRTVPVVTGEVVEHPLAQSISLIGKLAADRAVVIAPQVTGKIKQIAVTSNQAVKKGQLLIELDDMKAQAAVAEANAFLNDETRKLREFEKLISRNAITQTEIDAQKASVDIARARLASAQADLHYHSLIAPFAGKTGLINFSEGKMVSIGTELMTLDDLSSMRLDLQVPEHFLSQLSIGMPVSATSRAWPGETFIGKVVAIDPRVNEETLNLKIRVQFENAKNRLKPGMMMSSTITFPPISAPIVPVQALEYSGTKRYVYVVGEDHIAHRTEVILGARVGDQVLIDSGLKIGDKVVVQGLVNMRDGLKINEVVLEAKNDANRPAAKSDVNTSETK from the coding sequence ATGAAAAAAACCATAATAGCCATTGCCTTAATTGCTGCGGTTGCCACCGCTGTGAGTTTTAGTGATGTACTGCAGGCGGCCAAACCCGAAAGTGCGCCCCATTTAATGCGCACTGTACCTGTGGTCACAGGAGAAGTGGTTGAACATCCACTGGCACAATCGATTTCACTCATAGGTAAACTCGCCGCCGATCGTGCCGTGGTTATCGCGCCGCAAGTCACTGGTAAAATTAAACAAATCGCCGTTACCTCGAATCAGGCGGTCAAGAAGGGTCAGCTACTTATCGAACTCGATGATATGAAAGCCCAGGCCGCAGTAGCCGAGGCCAATGCCTTTTTAAATGATGAAACCCGTAAACTCAGGGAATTTGAAAAACTCATCAGCCGCAACGCCATCACCCAAACCGAAATCGATGCGCAAAAGGCCAGCGTCGATATCGCTAGAGCCCGACTCGCCTCGGCGCAGGCGGATTTACATTACCATTCACTAATCGCTCCCTTTGCTGGCAAAACCGGCCTGATTAACTTCAGTGAAGGTAAAATGGTGAGCATTGGCACAGAGCTGATGACCCTAGATGACTTATCCAGCATGCGACTCGACCTACAAGTGCCCGAACATTTTCTGTCACAGCTCAGCATTGGCATGCCCGTCTCGGCGACCAGCCGCGCCTGGCCGGGAGAAACCTTTATCGGCAAAGTGGTCGCCATCGATCCCCGCGTCAATGAAGAAACCTTAAACCTGAAGATCCGCGTGCAATTTGAAAACGCGAAAAACCGTTTAAAGCCCGGCATGATGATGTCATCGACCATCACCTTCCCGCCAATTTCCGCCCCGATTGTACCTGTGCAAGCCTTAGAATATTCAGGCACTAAGCGCTACGTGTATGTGGTGGGTGAGGACCATATCGCCCATCGCACCGAAGTGATTTTAGGTGCCCGCGTGGGTGACCAAGTGCTTATCGATTCGGGCCTTAAGATTGGCGACAAAGTGGTGGTGCAAGGGCTAGTGAATATGCGCGATGGCTTAAAAATCAATGAAGTGGTGCTCGAAGCCAAAAACGATGCTAACCGTCCAGCAGCCAAGTCAGACGTCAACACCTCGGAGACGAAATAA